In the genome of Streptomyces sp. 846.5, the window CCGCGGTCTCGGTGGCCACCGAGGCGCTGGACCGGCTGAAGACCACCGCGGAGTCGCACCAGCGGGTCATGGTGGTGGAGCTGATGGGCCGCCACACCGGCTGGATCGCGCTGCACGCGGGCATGGCGGCCGGCGCGCACGCCATCATCGTCCCCGAGCGCCCCTTCAACATCGACCGGGTCACCGCGGTGGTGCGCGAGCGCTTCGAGCGCGGCAAGAAGTTCGCCATCGTGGTCTGCGCCGAGGGCGCCAAGCCGGAGCCCGGCACCATGCACTGGGAGGAGGGCAGCGTGGACATCTACGGCCACGAGCGCTTCACCGGTGTCGCCACCCAGCTGTCCATGGAGCTGGAGCACCGCCTGGGCAAGGAGGCCAAGCCGGTCATCCTCGGGCACGTCCAGCGCGGCGGCACGCCCACCGCGTACGACAGGGTGCTGGCGACCCGCTTCGGCTGGCACGCCGTCGAGGCCGTCCACAAGGGCGCCTTCGGGCACATCACGGCGCTGCAGGGGACCCAGATCAACCTGGTGCCGCTGGCCGAGGCCGTCGCCGACCTGAAGACCGTCCCGGCCGAGCGCTACGCCGAGGCGGAGACGGTCATCTGACGGACCCGTCGCCATCAGGCCTGTCGTCATCGGAGGCCCCAGCCGGAATGTCCGGTATGGGGCCTCCGTCATACAGTGTCCGCATGGAGATCCTTGCGTACGGCGTGCAGGCCGACGAGAAGCCCCTGATCGAGAAGGCCTTCGCGGGCCGCCACCCGGTGCACTGCCTGGACGTCTTCCTCA includes:
- a CDS encoding 6-phosphofructokinase, whose translation is MRIGVLTSGGDCPGLNAVIRSVVHRGVVDHGDEIIGFEDGWRGLLEGQYRELTLDSVSGILAQGGTILGSTRVQPSHLRDGVARAKAYCEELGLDGIIPIGGEGTLKAARLLSDGGLPIVGVPKTIDNDIACTDVTFGFDTAVSVATEALDRLKTTAESHQRVMVVELMGRHTGWIALHAGMAAGAHAIIVPERPFNIDRVTAVVRERFERGKKFAIVVCAEGAKPEPGTMHWEEGSVDIYGHERFTGVATQLSMELEHRLGKEAKPVILGHVQRGGTPTAYDRVLATRFGWHAVEAVHKGAFGHITALQGTQINLVPLAEAVADLKTVPAERYAEAETVI